In the genome of Ensifer adhaerens, one region contains:
- a CDS encoding para-aminobenzoate synthetase component 1, whose amino-acid sequence METPFILFRDDPTDRTMLFARPREIVRVDRKADFYPALEKLQAAHRAGRWLAGYMSYEAGHLFEPRIEKLADDNGAVPYLLFGIFDAPTAAANPFSPWGEGGPTGRMKGSHDTGSNLPFLTSPRARWNFETYKSRFEVLHHHLRKGDSYQGNLTFPIDAEWHGDPLNAFHALAERQPVKYGALVNLGGPIILSRSPELFFKVDTEGWIETHPMKGTAARGATPDEDVAIIEAMKADEKTQAENRMIVDLLRNDISRISEVGSLSVPKLFEVETYPTLHQMVSHVRARLLPGTTLRDIFAALFPCGSITGAPKMWTMEILHRIEQTPRGAYCGSIGYIAPSGEMLFNVAIRTITLFDNGKATFNVGGGIVFDSKAEDEYAEALLKARFAVGDEEIAR is encoded by the coding sequence ATGGAAACGCCCTTCATCCTCTTTCGAGACGATCCCACCGATCGGACGATGCTGTTCGCCCGCCCGCGCGAGATCGTCCGCGTGGATCGCAAGGCGGATTTCTACCCCGCACTCGAAAAGCTGCAGGCGGCGCACAGGGCCGGGCGCTGGCTAGCCGGTTACATGTCCTATGAGGCCGGCCACCTCTTCGAGCCGCGCATCGAAAAGCTGGCAGACGACAATGGCGCAGTCCCCTACCTCCTCTTCGGCATCTTCGATGCGCCGACAGCAGCCGCCAACCCCTTCTCCCCCTGGGGAGAAGGTGGCCCAACGGGCCGGATGAAGGGTTCCCACGACACCGGCTCCAACCTCCCCTTCCTCACCTCCCCCCGCGCCCGCTGGAATTTCGAGACCTACAAATCCCGTTTCGAAGTCCTCCATCATCACCTGCGCAAGGGCGACAGCTATCAGGGCAACCTGACTTTCCCCATCGACGCCGAATGGCATGGCGACCCGCTGAACGCCTTCCACGCGCTCGCCGAACGCCAGCCGGTGAAATACGGCGCATTGGTCAATCTCGGCGGCCCCATCATCCTCTCCCGTTCGCCCGAACTCTTCTTCAAGGTGGACACGGAAGGCTGGATCGAGACGCACCCGATGAAAGGCACCGCAGCACGCGGCGCGACGCCGGATGAGGATGTCGCCATCATCGAAGCCATGAAGGCGGACGAGAAGACGCAAGCCGAAAACCGCATGATCGTGGATCTCTTGCGCAACGACATCTCGCGCATCAGCGAGGTCGGCTCGCTCTCCGTGCCGAAGCTCTTCGAGGTCGAGACCTATCCGACGCTGCACCAGATGGTGAGCCACGTCCGCGCCAGGCTCCTGCCCGGCACGACGCTGAGAGATATATTCGCCGCCCTCTTCCCCTGCGGCTCGATCACCGGCGCGCCGAAAATGTGGACCATGGAGATCCTCCACAGGATCGAACAGACCCCCCGCGGCGCCTATTGCGGCTCCATCGGCTACATTGCGCCATCAGGCGAAATGCTCTTCAACGTGGCAATCCGTACAATAACGCTGTTTGACAACGGCAAAGCCACCTTCAACGTCGGCGGTGGCATCGTTTTCGATTCCAAGGCCGAAGACGAATATGCCGAAGCGCTCCTCAAGGCCCGCTTCGCCGTGGGCGACGAGGAGATCGCACGATGA
- a CDS encoding Uncharacterized conserved protein YciI, contains a putative active-site phosphohistidine, with translation MFIISLTYKKPTEEADKHMAAHMDWLKSHYAAGTFIASGRKVPRTGGVILARGDRAEIEALCATDPFAIHGIADLDVMEVNFTTTAEGFDGLKG, from the coding sequence ATGTTCATCATCTCGCTCACCTACAAGAAGCCGACCGAAGAAGCCGACAAGCATATGGCCGCCCACATGGATTGGCTGAAATCCCACTACGCGGCCGGCACCTTCATTGCGTCGGGCCGCAAGGTGCCGCGCACCGGCGGCGTGATCCTGGCCCGCGGCGACCGCGCGGAAATCGAAGCGCTCTGCGCCACCGACCCCTTCGCCATTCACGGCATCGCCGATCTGGACGTCATGGAGGTCAATTTCACCACCACGGCGGAAGGCTTCGACGGTTTGAAGGGCTGA
- a CDS encoding Amino-transferase class IV — MTEFSLFETMRYTPGEGIARLSLHLKRLETSARRLGFVGAEKAGEALAEYLGLPPSALPGISPARGEIDGGDCLIPSPPLWGRWRQPEGDFAASVEQADWKTPPQPSPQGGGGATAAPHPISPLEGEMSGRTEGGATPANMQRLRLELSPTGKITITSAPFTLQPEDTVWRVAIAQTRTASTDPLIRHKTTRRALYETARAAFPTDTVNEVILLNEKGELAEGTITNLFVEDDDGRLMTPPISSGCLAGVLRTSLICARKAYNHRLRPEDLKGRKLYVGNSLRSLIRAELIGK, encoded by the coding sequence ATGACCGAATTCTCGCTGTTCGAGACGATGCGCTACACGCCCGGTGAAGGCATCGCGCGGCTGAGCCTGCATCTGAAGCGGCTGGAGACGTCGGCAAGGCGGCTGGGGTTCGTGGGGGCGGAGAAGGCCGGAGAAGCGCTCGCGGAGTATCTGGGGTTACCCCCCTCTGCCCTACCGGGCATCTCCCCCGCAAGGGGGGAGATTGACGGCGGCGACTGCCTCATTCCGTCTCCCCCCTTGTGGGGGAGATGGCGGCAGCCAGAGGGGGACTTTGCGGCGAGCGTCGAGCAAGCGGATTGGAAGACCCCTCCCCAACCCTCCCCACAAGGGGGAGGGGGAGCGACCGCCGCGCCCCATCCGATCTCCCCCCTTGAGGGGGAGATGTCCGGCAGGACGGAGGGGGGTGCCACACCCGCCAACATGCAACGCCTCCGCCTCGAACTCTCCCCGACAGGCAAGATCACCATCACGTCCGCCCCCTTCACGCTCCAGCCCGAGGATACCGTCTGGCGCGTCGCCATCGCCCAAACCCGCACCGCCTCCACCGACCCGCTGATCCGCCACAAGACCACCCGCCGCGCACTCTACGAAACCGCGCGCGCGGCATTCCCCACTGACACAGTCAACGAAGTCATCCTCCTCAACGAAAAGGGCGAGCTCGCCGAGGGCACGATCACCAATCTCTTCGTGGAAGATGACGACGGCCGCCTCATGACCCCGCCCATCTCCTCCGGCTGCCTCGCAGGCGTCTTGCGCACCTCGCTCATCTGCGCTCGCAAGGCCTATAATCACCGCCTGAGACCGGAAGACCTGAAAGGCCGAAAGCTTTATGTTGGCAATTCGCTGCGCAGCCTGATCCGCGCGGAACTGATAGGAAAATAG